Proteins encoded together in one Carya illinoinensis cultivar Pawnee chromosome 3, C.illinoinensisPawnee_v1, whole genome shotgun sequence window:
- the LOC122303224 gene encoding uncharacterized protein LOC122303224 isoform X1: MSDQGSDDLPPGWTVEVKVRKNGKRDKVVVEKAMAEGLPPGWIKEVRVTKKGHKIRKDPVLNLYFLFLLYTDPVSGYVFRSMKDVSRYLETGELGRLAYKPKDKVSIGMELECDSTSSHDVAKNQKLALRIPGEQIICDQSPKLNDMAKDEQIPKSVCTEKCLPLSEHTSDQSGRLDIHLSSSNLLEAKVSEQIKGKSDSAESLLVSGPAVGFLPDNQSLKNEGTMHEVGKAQLGMRKPKNKKEYNLPRRASKRLAGLDIDPTPELKTSRARRIVVKQSGEAGASTPPCCSPGSLAPWESQQPTQLEGGLEAKSNFDSSKSTKVLESTNRTHSYADLTTPVEHTGKTQRELKDEQKQQSSTALPVGNAAILEEHAGKVEKGKENNEKPDIPIELPSMDLWSDPCIQFAIKTLTGVGVDSPKSTELSEISTDSQHATGDLAALAFPEQTKVETKIKGDVKQGCPVVLPFQNLATPKQHAWKVENKYSDYEKPGSPLNMTFCDSWMDPCIDFAIKTLTGAIPVDCVLDIHNSFQSQQSSSQTQTSSGLTSSNVAFNNSCQTDFFCQQFDTAEEPDYRHQALVDPVLLQTGHAGLQNSGTTVLHQQSEGRGSGDNRCQ; this comes from the exons ATGAGTGACCAGGGTTCAGATGACCTTCCGCCTGGTTGGACCGTGGAGGTGAAAGTGAGAAAGAACGGTAAAAGAGATAag GTTGTAGTTGAGAAAGCTATGGCAGAAGGATTACCTCCAGGATGGATCAAAGAAGTCAGAGTAACAAAAAAGGGTCATAAGATCAGAAAAGACCCGGTACTCAACCTCTACTTCCTTTTTCTG CTCTACACTGATCCTGTTAGTGGATATGTTTTCCGCTCCATGAAGGATGTATCTCGCTATCTTGAAACTGGGGAATTAGGAAGGCTTGCATACAAGCCGAAGGACAAAGTCAGCATTGGTATGGAATTGGAATGTGATAGCACCTCT TCACATGATGTTGCAAAGAACCAGAAATTAGCACTAAGGATCCCTGGGGAACAGATCATTTGTGATCAGAGCCCGAAGCTCAATGACATGGCAAAGGATGAACAGATACCTAAATCTGTCTGTACTGAAAAATGTCTGCCTCTCTCTGAACACACTTCTGATCAGT CAGGAAGGCTGGACATTCATTTGAGCAGCTCAAACCTGCTGGAAGCCAAGGTTTCGGAGCAGATAAAAGGGAAGAGTGATTCTGCTGAAAGTTTGCTTGTTTCTGGTCCTGCAGTTGGATTTCTTCCGGATAATCAATCATTGAAAAATGAGGGGACAATGCATGAAGTTGGAAAGGCCCAACTTGGTATGCGcaaacctaaaaataaaaaggaatatAACTTGCCTCGTCGAGCTTCAAAACGACTGGCTGGACTTGATATTGATCCAACCCCAGAACTAAAAACTAGTCGAGCCCGGCGAATTGTTGTTAAGCAGTCAGGTGAGGCAGGGGCTAGTACACCTCCATGTTGTTCCCCTGGTAGTTTGGCTCCTTGGGAATCCCAGCAGCCTACTCAGCTTGAGGGTGGGCTGGAAGCAAAGAGTAATTTTGACAGCTCTAAAAGCACAAAAGTGTTGGAGTCCACCAATAGAACACATAGTTATGCAGACTTGACCACTCCAGTAGAGCATACTGGAAAGACACAAAGAGAGCTTAAGGATGAGCAAAAGCAACAATCCTCTACTGCTTTGCCTGTGGGGAATGCAGCTATTTTGGAAGAACATGCTGGAAAGGtcgaaaaagggaaagaaaacaatgagaAACCAGATATTCCTATCGAACTGCCTTCCATGGATCTATGGTCTGATCCATGCATCCAATTTGCTATAAAGACTCTCACTGGAGTAGGTGTTGACAGTCCCAAAAGCACAGAACTGTCAGAGATATCAACCGATAGTCAGCATGCTACTGGGGACTTGGCTGCTTTAGCTTTTCCAGAGCAAACTAAGgtagaaacaaaaattaagggTGACGTGAAGCAAGGATGCCCAGTTGTTTTGCCTTTCCAGAACCTAGCTACTCCAAAGCAGCATGCTTGGAAGGTTGAAAATAAGTACAGCGACTATGAGAAGCCTGGATCACCTCTCAATATGACCTTTTGTGATTCATGGATGGACCCATGCATAGACTTCGCCATAAAAACTCTGACTGGTGCAATTCCAGTGGATTGTGTTCTTGATATTCATAACTCCTTTCAGTCACAACAAAGCTCATCGCAAACCCAAACAAGTAGTGGCTTGACCTCATCGAATGTTGCTTTCAATAACTCTTGTCAAACTGATTTTTTTTGTCAGCAGTTTGATACTGCGGAGGAACCTGATTATAGACATCAAGCTCTGGTAGATCCTGTATTACTGCAAACAGGGCATGCTGGCTTACAGAATTCAGGTACCACTGTTCTCCACCAACAAAGTGAAGGGAGAGGATCAGGAGACAATAGATGCCAATAA
- the LOC122303224 gene encoding uncharacterized protein LOC122303224 isoform X3: MAEGLPPGWIKEVRVTKKGHKIRKDPVLNLYFLFLLYTDPVSGYVFRSMKDVSRYLETGELGRLAYKPKDKVSIGMELECDSTSSHDVAKNQKLALRIPGEQIICDQSPKLNDMAKDEQIPKSVCTEKCLPLSEHTSDQSGRLDIHLSSSNLLEAKVSEQIKGKSDSAESLLVSGPAVGFLPDNQSLKNEGTMHEVGKAQLGMRKPKNKKEYNLPRRASKRLAGLDIDPTPELKTSRARRIVVKQSGEAGASTPPCCSPGSLAPWESQQPTQLEGGLEAKSNFDSSKSTKVLESTNRTHSYADLTTPVEHTGKTQRELKDEQKQQSSTALPVGNAAILEEHAGKVEKGKENNEKPDIPIELPSMDLWSDPCIQFAIKTLTGVGVDSPKSTELSEISTDSQHATGDLAALAFPEQTKVETKIKGDVKQGCPVVLPFQNLATPKQHAWKVENKYSDYEKPGSPLNMTFCDSWMDPCIDFAIKTLTGAIPVDCVLDIHNSFQSQQSSSQTQTSSGLTSSNVAFNNSCQTDFFCQQFDTAEEPDYRHQALVDPVLLQTGHAGLQNSGTTVLHQQSEGRGSGDNRCQ, from the exons ATGGCAGAAGGATTACCTCCAGGATGGATCAAAGAAGTCAGAGTAACAAAAAAGGGTCATAAGATCAGAAAAGACCCGGTACTCAACCTCTACTTCCTTTTTCTG CTCTACACTGATCCTGTTAGTGGATATGTTTTCCGCTCCATGAAGGATGTATCTCGCTATCTTGAAACTGGGGAATTAGGAAGGCTTGCATACAAGCCGAAGGACAAAGTCAGCATTGGTATGGAATTGGAATGTGATAGCACCTCT TCACATGATGTTGCAAAGAACCAGAAATTAGCACTAAGGATCCCTGGGGAACAGATCATTTGTGATCAGAGCCCGAAGCTCAATGACATGGCAAAGGATGAACAGATACCTAAATCTGTCTGTACTGAAAAATGTCTGCCTCTCTCTGAACACACTTCTGATCAGT CAGGAAGGCTGGACATTCATTTGAGCAGCTCAAACCTGCTGGAAGCCAAGGTTTCGGAGCAGATAAAAGGGAAGAGTGATTCTGCTGAAAGTTTGCTTGTTTCTGGTCCTGCAGTTGGATTTCTTCCGGATAATCAATCATTGAAAAATGAGGGGACAATGCATGAAGTTGGAAAGGCCCAACTTGGTATGCGcaaacctaaaaataaaaaggaatatAACTTGCCTCGTCGAGCTTCAAAACGACTGGCTGGACTTGATATTGATCCAACCCCAGAACTAAAAACTAGTCGAGCCCGGCGAATTGTTGTTAAGCAGTCAGGTGAGGCAGGGGCTAGTACACCTCCATGTTGTTCCCCTGGTAGTTTGGCTCCTTGGGAATCCCAGCAGCCTACTCAGCTTGAGGGTGGGCTGGAAGCAAAGAGTAATTTTGACAGCTCTAAAAGCACAAAAGTGTTGGAGTCCACCAATAGAACACATAGTTATGCAGACTTGACCACTCCAGTAGAGCATACTGGAAAGACACAAAGAGAGCTTAAGGATGAGCAAAAGCAACAATCCTCTACTGCTTTGCCTGTGGGGAATGCAGCTATTTTGGAAGAACATGCTGGAAAGGtcgaaaaagggaaagaaaacaatgagaAACCAGATATTCCTATCGAACTGCCTTCCATGGATCTATGGTCTGATCCATGCATCCAATTTGCTATAAAGACTCTCACTGGAGTAGGTGTTGACAGTCCCAAAAGCACAGAACTGTCAGAGATATCAACCGATAGTCAGCATGCTACTGGGGACTTGGCTGCTTTAGCTTTTCCAGAGCAAACTAAGgtagaaacaaaaattaagggTGACGTGAAGCAAGGATGCCCAGTTGTTTTGCCTTTCCAGAACCTAGCTACTCCAAAGCAGCATGCTTGGAAGGTTGAAAATAAGTACAGCGACTATGAGAAGCCTGGATCACCTCTCAATATGACCTTTTGTGATTCATGGATGGACCCATGCATAGACTTCGCCATAAAAACTCTGACTGGTGCAATTCCAGTGGATTGTGTTCTTGATATTCATAACTCCTTTCAGTCACAACAAAGCTCATCGCAAACCCAAACAAGTAGTGGCTTGACCTCATCGAATGTTGCTTTCAATAACTCTTGTCAAACTGATTTTTTTTGTCAGCAGTTTGATACTGCGGAGGAACCTGATTATAGACATCAAGCTCTGGTAGATCCTGTATTACTGCAAACAGGGCATGCTGGCTTACAGAATTCAGGTACCACTGTTCTCCACCAACAAAGTGAAGGGAGAGGATCAGGAGACAATAGATGCCAATAA
- the LOC122303224 gene encoding uncharacterized protein LOC122303224 isoform X4, whose amino-acid sequence MSDQGSDDLPPGWTVEVKVRKNGKRDKLYTDPVSGYVFRSMKDVSRYLETGELGRLAYKPKDKVSIGMELECDSTSSHDVAKNQKLALRIPGEQIICDQSPKLNDMAKDEQIPKSVCTEKCLPLSEHTSDQSGRLDIHLSSSNLLEAKVSEQIKGKSDSAESLLVSGPAVGFLPDNQSLKNEGTMHEVGKAQLGMRKPKNKKEYNLPRRASKRLAGLDIDPTPELKTSRARRIVVKQSGEAGASTPPCCSPGSLAPWESQQPTQLEGGLEAKSNFDSSKSTKVLESTNRTHSYADLTTPVEHTGKTQRELKDEQKQQSSTALPVGNAAILEEHAGKVEKGKENNEKPDIPIELPSMDLWSDPCIQFAIKTLTGVGVDSPKSTELSEISTDSQHATGDLAALAFPEQTKVETKIKGDVKQGCPVVLPFQNLATPKQHAWKVENKYSDYEKPGSPLNMTFCDSWMDPCIDFAIKTLTGAIPVDCVLDIHNSFQSQQSSSQTQTSSGLTSSNVAFNNSCQTDFFCQQFDTAEEPDYRHQALVDPVLLQTGHAGLQNSGTTVLHQQSEGRGSGDNRCQ is encoded by the exons ATGAGTGACCAGGGTTCAGATGACCTTCCGCCTGGTTGGACCGTGGAGGTGAAAGTGAGAAAGAACGGTAAAAGAGATAag CTCTACACTGATCCTGTTAGTGGATATGTTTTCCGCTCCATGAAGGATGTATCTCGCTATCTTGAAACTGGGGAATTAGGAAGGCTTGCATACAAGCCGAAGGACAAAGTCAGCATTGGTATGGAATTGGAATGTGATAGCACCTCT TCACATGATGTTGCAAAGAACCAGAAATTAGCACTAAGGATCCCTGGGGAACAGATCATTTGTGATCAGAGCCCGAAGCTCAATGACATGGCAAAGGATGAACAGATACCTAAATCTGTCTGTACTGAAAAATGTCTGCCTCTCTCTGAACACACTTCTGATCAGT CAGGAAGGCTGGACATTCATTTGAGCAGCTCAAACCTGCTGGAAGCCAAGGTTTCGGAGCAGATAAAAGGGAAGAGTGATTCTGCTGAAAGTTTGCTTGTTTCTGGTCCTGCAGTTGGATTTCTTCCGGATAATCAATCATTGAAAAATGAGGGGACAATGCATGAAGTTGGAAAGGCCCAACTTGGTATGCGcaaacctaaaaataaaaaggaatatAACTTGCCTCGTCGAGCTTCAAAACGACTGGCTGGACTTGATATTGATCCAACCCCAGAACTAAAAACTAGTCGAGCCCGGCGAATTGTTGTTAAGCAGTCAGGTGAGGCAGGGGCTAGTACACCTCCATGTTGTTCCCCTGGTAGTTTGGCTCCTTGGGAATCCCAGCAGCCTACTCAGCTTGAGGGTGGGCTGGAAGCAAAGAGTAATTTTGACAGCTCTAAAAGCACAAAAGTGTTGGAGTCCACCAATAGAACACATAGTTATGCAGACTTGACCACTCCAGTAGAGCATACTGGAAAGACACAAAGAGAGCTTAAGGATGAGCAAAAGCAACAATCCTCTACTGCTTTGCCTGTGGGGAATGCAGCTATTTTGGAAGAACATGCTGGAAAGGtcgaaaaagggaaagaaaacaatgagaAACCAGATATTCCTATCGAACTGCCTTCCATGGATCTATGGTCTGATCCATGCATCCAATTTGCTATAAAGACTCTCACTGGAGTAGGTGTTGACAGTCCCAAAAGCACAGAACTGTCAGAGATATCAACCGATAGTCAGCATGCTACTGGGGACTTGGCTGCTTTAGCTTTTCCAGAGCAAACTAAGgtagaaacaaaaattaagggTGACGTGAAGCAAGGATGCCCAGTTGTTTTGCCTTTCCAGAACCTAGCTACTCCAAAGCAGCATGCTTGGAAGGTTGAAAATAAGTACAGCGACTATGAGAAGCCTGGATCACCTCTCAATATGACCTTTTGTGATTCATGGATGGACCCATGCATAGACTTCGCCATAAAAACTCTGACTGGTGCAATTCCAGTGGATTGTGTTCTTGATATTCATAACTCCTTTCAGTCACAACAAAGCTCATCGCAAACCCAAACAAGTAGTGGCTTGACCTCATCGAATGTTGCTTTCAATAACTCTTGTCAAACTGATTTTTTTTGTCAGCAGTTTGATACTGCGGAGGAACCTGATTATAGACATCAAGCTCTGGTAGATCCTGTATTACTGCAAACAGGGCATGCTGGCTTACAGAATTCAGGTACCACTGTTCTCCACCAACAAAGTGAAGGGAGAGGATCAGGAGACAATAGATGCCAATAA
- the LOC122303224 gene encoding uncharacterized protein LOC122303224 isoform X5, with protein sequence MAEGLPPGWIKEVRVTKKGHKIRKDPLYTDPVSGYVFRSMKDVSRYLETGELGRLAYKPKDKVSIGMELECDSTSSHDVAKNQKLALRIPGEQIICDQSPKLNDMAKDEQIPKSVCTEKCLPLSEHTSDQSGRLDIHLSSSNLLEAKVSEQIKGKSDSAESLLVSGPAVGFLPDNQSLKNEGTMHEVGKAQLGMRKPKNKKEYNLPRRASKRLAGLDIDPTPELKTSRARRIVVKQSGEAGASTPPCCSPGSLAPWESQQPTQLEGGLEAKSNFDSSKSTKVLESTNRTHSYADLTTPVEHTGKTQRELKDEQKQQSSTALPVGNAAILEEHAGKVEKGKENNEKPDIPIELPSMDLWSDPCIQFAIKTLTGVGVDSPKSTELSEISTDSQHATGDLAALAFPEQTKVETKIKGDVKQGCPVVLPFQNLATPKQHAWKVENKYSDYEKPGSPLNMTFCDSWMDPCIDFAIKTLTGAIPVDCVLDIHNSFQSQQSSSQTQTSSGLTSSNVAFNNSCQTDFFCQQFDTAEEPDYRHQALVDPVLLQTGHAGLQNSGTTVLHQQSEGRGSGDNRCQ encoded by the exons ATGGCAGAAGGATTACCTCCAGGATGGATCAAAGAAGTCAGAGTAACAAAAAAGGGTCATAAGATCAGAAAAGACCCG CTCTACACTGATCCTGTTAGTGGATATGTTTTCCGCTCCATGAAGGATGTATCTCGCTATCTTGAAACTGGGGAATTAGGAAGGCTTGCATACAAGCCGAAGGACAAAGTCAGCATTGGTATGGAATTGGAATGTGATAGCACCTCT TCACATGATGTTGCAAAGAACCAGAAATTAGCACTAAGGATCCCTGGGGAACAGATCATTTGTGATCAGAGCCCGAAGCTCAATGACATGGCAAAGGATGAACAGATACCTAAATCTGTCTGTACTGAAAAATGTCTGCCTCTCTCTGAACACACTTCTGATCAGT CAGGAAGGCTGGACATTCATTTGAGCAGCTCAAACCTGCTGGAAGCCAAGGTTTCGGAGCAGATAAAAGGGAAGAGTGATTCTGCTGAAAGTTTGCTTGTTTCTGGTCCTGCAGTTGGATTTCTTCCGGATAATCAATCATTGAAAAATGAGGGGACAATGCATGAAGTTGGAAAGGCCCAACTTGGTATGCGcaaacctaaaaataaaaaggaatatAACTTGCCTCGTCGAGCTTCAAAACGACTGGCTGGACTTGATATTGATCCAACCCCAGAACTAAAAACTAGTCGAGCCCGGCGAATTGTTGTTAAGCAGTCAGGTGAGGCAGGGGCTAGTACACCTCCATGTTGTTCCCCTGGTAGTTTGGCTCCTTGGGAATCCCAGCAGCCTACTCAGCTTGAGGGTGGGCTGGAAGCAAAGAGTAATTTTGACAGCTCTAAAAGCACAAAAGTGTTGGAGTCCACCAATAGAACACATAGTTATGCAGACTTGACCACTCCAGTAGAGCATACTGGAAAGACACAAAGAGAGCTTAAGGATGAGCAAAAGCAACAATCCTCTACTGCTTTGCCTGTGGGGAATGCAGCTATTTTGGAAGAACATGCTGGAAAGGtcgaaaaagggaaagaaaacaatgagaAACCAGATATTCCTATCGAACTGCCTTCCATGGATCTATGGTCTGATCCATGCATCCAATTTGCTATAAAGACTCTCACTGGAGTAGGTGTTGACAGTCCCAAAAGCACAGAACTGTCAGAGATATCAACCGATAGTCAGCATGCTACTGGGGACTTGGCTGCTTTAGCTTTTCCAGAGCAAACTAAGgtagaaacaaaaattaagggTGACGTGAAGCAAGGATGCCCAGTTGTTTTGCCTTTCCAGAACCTAGCTACTCCAAAGCAGCATGCTTGGAAGGTTGAAAATAAGTACAGCGACTATGAGAAGCCTGGATCACCTCTCAATATGACCTTTTGTGATTCATGGATGGACCCATGCATAGACTTCGCCATAAAAACTCTGACTGGTGCAATTCCAGTGGATTGTGTTCTTGATATTCATAACTCCTTTCAGTCACAACAAAGCTCATCGCAAACCCAAACAAGTAGTGGCTTGACCTCATCGAATGTTGCTTTCAATAACTCTTGTCAAACTGATTTTTTTTGTCAGCAGTTTGATACTGCGGAGGAACCTGATTATAGACATCAAGCTCTGGTAGATCCTGTATTACTGCAAACAGGGCATGCTGGCTTACAGAATTCAGGTACCACTGTTCTCCACCAACAAAGTGAAGGGAGAGGATCAGGAGACAATAGATGCCAATAA
- the LOC122303224 gene encoding uncharacterized protein LOC122303224 isoform X2, with the protein MSDQGSDDLPPGWTVEVKVRKNGKRDKVVVEKAMAEGLPPGWIKEVRVTKKGHKIRKDPLYTDPVSGYVFRSMKDVSRYLETGELGRLAYKPKDKVSIGMELECDSTSSHDVAKNQKLALRIPGEQIICDQSPKLNDMAKDEQIPKSVCTEKCLPLSEHTSDQSGRLDIHLSSSNLLEAKVSEQIKGKSDSAESLLVSGPAVGFLPDNQSLKNEGTMHEVGKAQLGMRKPKNKKEYNLPRRASKRLAGLDIDPTPELKTSRARRIVVKQSGEAGASTPPCCSPGSLAPWESQQPTQLEGGLEAKSNFDSSKSTKVLESTNRTHSYADLTTPVEHTGKTQRELKDEQKQQSSTALPVGNAAILEEHAGKVEKGKENNEKPDIPIELPSMDLWSDPCIQFAIKTLTGVGVDSPKSTELSEISTDSQHATGDLAALAFPEQTKVETKIKGDVKQGCPVVLPFQNLATPKQHAWKVENKYSDYEKPGSPLNMTFCDSWMDPCIDFAIKTLTGAIPVDCVLDIHNSFQSQQSSSQTQTSSGLTSSNVAFNNSCQTDFFCQQFDTAEEPDYRHQALVDPVLLQTGHAGLQNSGTTVLHQQSEGRGSGDNRCQ; encoded by the exons ATGAGTGACCAGGGTTCAGATGACCTTCCGCCTGGTTGGACCGTGGAGGTGAAAGTGAGAAAGAACGGTAAAAGAGATAag GTTGTAGTTGAGAAAGCTATGGCAGAAGGATTACCTCCAGGATGGATCAAAGAAGTCAGAGTAACAAAAAAGGGTCATAAGATCAGAAAAGACCCG CTCTACACTGATCCTGTTAGTGGATATGTTTTCCGCTCCATGAAGGATGTATCTCGCTATCTTGAAACTGGGGAATTAGGAAGGCTTGCATACAAGCCGAAGGACAAAGTCAGCATTGGTATGGAATTGGAATGTGATAGCACCTCT TCACATGATGTTGCAAAGAACCAGAAATTAGCACTAAGGATCCCTGGGGAACAGATCATTTGTGATCAGAGCCCGAAGCTCAATGACATGGCAAAGGATGAACAGATACCTAAATCTGTCTGTACTGAAAAATGTCTGCCTCTCTCTGAACACACTTCTGATCAGT CAGGAAGGCTGGACATTCATTTGAGCAGCTCAAACCTGCTGGAAGCCAAGGTTTCGGAGCAGATAAAAGGGAAGAGTGATTCTGCTGAAAGTTTGCTTGTTTCTGGTCCTGCAGTTGGATTTCTTCCGGATAATCAATCATTGAAAAATGAGGGGACAATGCATGAAGTTGGAAAGGCCCAACTTGGTATGCGcaaacctaaaaataaaaaggaatatAACTTGCCTCGTCGAGCTTCAAAACGACTGGCTGGACTTGATATTGATCCAACCCCAGAACTAAAAACTAGTCGAGCCCGGCGAATTGTTGTTAAGCAGTCAGGTGAGGCAGGGGCTAGTACACCTCCATGTTGTTCCCCTGGTAGTTTGGCTCCTTGGGAATCCCAGCAGCCTACTCAGCTTGAGGGTGGGCTGGAAGCAAAGAGTAATTTTGACAGCTCTAAAAGCACAAAAGTGTTGGAGTCCACCAATAGAACACATAGTTATGCAGACTTGACCACTCCAGTAGAGCATACTGGAAAGACACAAAGAGAGCTTAAGGATGAGCAAAAGCAACAATCCTCTACTGCTTTGCCTGTGGGGAATGCAGCTATTTTGGAAGAACATGCTGGAAAGGtcgaaaaagggaaagaaaacaatgagaAACCAGATATTCCTATCGAACTGCCTTCCATGGATCTATGGTCTGATCCATGCATCCAATTTGCTATAAAGACTCTCACTGGAGTAGGTGTTGACAGTCCCAAAAGCACAGAACTGTCAGAGATATCAACCGATAGTCAGCATGCTACTGGGGACTTGGCTGCTTTAGCTTTTCCAGAGCAAACTAAGgtagaaacaaaaattaagggTGACGTGAAGCAAGGATGCCCAGTTGTTTTGCCTTTCCAGAACCTAGCTACTCCAAAGCAGCATGCTTGGAAGGTTGAAAATAAGTACAGCGACTATGAGAAGCCTGGATCACCTCTCAATATGACCTTTTGTGATTCATGGATGGACCCATGCATAGACTTCGCCATAAAAACTCTGACTGGTGCAATTCCAGTGGATTGTGTTCTTGATATTCATAACTCCTTTCAGTCACAACAAAGCTCATCGCAAACCCAAACAAGTAGTGGCTTGACCTCATCGAATGTTGCTTTCAATAACTCTTGTCAAACTGATTTTTTTTGTCAGCAGTTTGATACTGCGGAGGAACCTGATTATAGACATCAAGCTCTGGTAGATCCTGTATTACTGCAAACAGGGCATGCTGGCTTACAGAATTCAGGTACCACTGTTCTCCACCAACAAAGTGAAGGGAGAGGATCAGGAGACAATAGATGCCAATAA